Part of the Musa acuminata AAA Group cultivar baxijiao chromosome BXJ3-10, Cavendish_Baxijiao_AAA, whole genome shotgun sequence genome, CATGGAAATCGATAGTGATCATAATTCTACATCAATTGCTCTTTGCTTTTGCTTGCCCCTTGGCAATTTACAGCGAGCTTTTACTTGTCTCCACATTGCAACCATCAAAACATACTTCATCCCTTCATCCccatgattattgatttttattaaatatatagatATTACAACATTTTTGAATCGTTTTCTTGTATCCTTGTCGACATGCATCCTTCCAAGGGTTTGGTGCACGTGCGACAGCCCGTGTTTCCATAAACTTCCAGAAAGCGCTCAAGACGAGGCCTAATTTTcctcttaaaaaaattaaatatttcggtATTTTTCCTGTGGTAGAGACCAAAAAATAGCACGTCGGATGACGCCGCTGCTCTGTCCCACTTGCGCTCCGCTAATCTCTTGATCAACGGTCACTGATGGCTTGGCGTACAGATCCGACGGTGGCCATCAACGAGTGGCTCTACCGCGACCTCGGTAGCCATCCTCATTATTAAATAGAAGTGACCCTCAGAGATAAATACCACCGAGATTAGCCAGAAATTACTACTGAGCCACCGCCGACGATGTCCATTCGGTGAACCGTTCCTGATGGTTGTCTGCGTCGGGATCGCCCGCAGATCGAGCACGCTCAGACAGCGACGGAGGGGGGTAAGGATACCGGGAGTGAGGGACCACTTGGGTCACTGAGATCGGATGGCAACCGTAGAGGCATTTCGGCAATATTAGTCTGCGGGCGAGGGTATACTTAAAGGGCGTGGGTCAGGTGAAGATAACGCGGAGCGTGAGCGGTGGGCCCTACCAACCCGGAAATTGCTTATTTATTTTCCTTCgtcttccttgcatcgtatttagAAGGAGGACGAGACGGCGGTGGAGACGGCGAGGGAGACAGAGAGAGGGGTCGATAAAAGACGAGCTGTTGGAATTCAGACGTAGCGAGTGAAAGAGGGAGAAGGGAATCGGAGGCTTTTAGGTGGGAAGGCGGAGCGATTCGGGAGGAGTGTCGGTTTGCCGCTGCTGCTTCCTTTCCGGAATCGATCGGGTGAGGTTTCGGaagcaggaggaggagaaggatggtGGGGTTGAACGGGGTAGGCGGCGGAGGGGCGGGGGTGAGGGTACCGGGGATGTGGCGGCTCGCTGACGAGATGAATCCTCCGGGGATCGGGTGCCGGGGAATGGAGGCAGAGTACGTCCGGAGGTTCCACCTGCATGAGCCCACGGAGAACCAGTGCAGCTCCGCCGTCTTCAAGCATATCAAAGCCCCCGTCCACCTCGTatgaatcctctctctctcttgccccccccccccccccaagatGGCATAACCTCGAGATAGTGAGGTGCTTTATTTGATTTTTCTCGAACAATCGATGTTTGATATAAATCTCACAAGCAGACCTTAAAAATAATGCGAAAAATGCAATTTTTTTCCCTTTGCAAAAGCTGGATTTACAAAAGAGGTTGTGTTTCTTTTGACTAGGCCAGGCGTTCATATCTCgtgattcctctctctctctctctctctcaaaagagGTTGTGTTTCTTTTGACTAGGCCAGGCTTCATATCTCgtgattcctctctctctctctctctgcttttgtCTGTTTGGCTTGCCTTGTCTTCTGGCACAACTTTGCATGTGAACAACGAATTTCCCGATTGGGGAGTGTTGCATAAAACGATCATCTTGCGTGTTGCATAACAGTGAACGAGTATGACAATATGATTTGATTCCGTGTCACCAGAACAGCTCTATCATCAAAACTTCGGTTTTTCATGAGAAATCATATATCTCGAATGCCGAGTGGATGCTGATTGTTACTGTGTACACATCGAGTGATGTTCTTCCTTCCTTTGGCGTTGATAGGTGTGGTCTCTTGTCAGGAGGTTTGATCAGCCGCAGAACTACAAGCCCTTTGTGAGCAGGTGCATTGTGCAGGGGGGTGTAGGGGTTGGGAGCCTGAGGGAGGTCAATATCAAATCTGGGCTCCCTGCAACCACCAGCTTCGAGAGGCTGGAGCACCTCGACGACaatgaacacattcttagcaTTAAGATTGTGGGTGGGGATCACAGGCTCAAGGTATTGATCTCCTCCTCAGCCCATTTCTGCTTCATCCCTGCTTCCTTCTCTTTGTCCATGCCTTCTGCTTGTTTCTTGTTCGGTCATACACAGGTATTAACTATTTTTGAAGGTAAATATACCGGATAACCATAAATTGATCTCCTATTTTAATGTGTTGTCTTTCAATCAATGTGTGTTGTACAGATTGGTTGGTTCTGAAATCATGTACTTGAAAGTACATAAACCTATTGAAGCTTCATGGTTTTTCTTGCTCTTGGTGATGATATGCTATCATGAGATTGTGGCCATATAATTGTGTCCCTGTGTAAATGGATCCTCGTGTTCTGGTTTGAGCTTGTAATTGTCGCATTTTAGGATATATGCATTCTTATTGGATACAGCTCATTACTTGTATAGTTTTCTGTTTGGTCTAGATTTTATTTAGATGAATTTATTCTCTTCTTAGTAATTATTAATTTAAAGTCAGAAAAATGTCATTTAGTGTACTGTTCTTATATATGTTAACGCTGTTCAGTTCCGTCTGTTCATGATCTCATCTAATTAATATTCTTATGAACGATGACCTTTTCAATCTATGTCTTGTTGCATTTCCCTCTTACTGGACTGTGGCTCATCAATTGTGATGCTGAACTGCAGAACTACTCATCCATCGTTACTGCCCACCCTGAGACAATAGATGGTCGACCAGGGACTCTTGTGATAGAGTCGTTCGTGGTGGATGTGCCTGAAGGTAACACCAAAGACGAGACCTGCTACTTTGTGGAGGCATTGATCAAATGCAACCTGAAGTCATTGGCAGACGTTTCAGAGCGCTTGGCACTTCAGGATCGCACGGAGCCCATCGACGGCTAAAAGTCATCGGAGGGCATGCTCATAGCTGTCAGTGATGAATACAGGGCTTCGGACATGGAAGTTTTTTGAGATGCCCTGGTAGTCTCTTTCTAGCTCCTCTCCCTCCATGTTTCTTCCCTCTCTGGGTTGATCGGTCGAATTGAGCTCCATCCATTGCATGGACATTTGCTTTATCCCCATATTAATATAGGGTGTTGTTACCTTGTGTGAAGAATACCTGCGATTGCTTTGTTCTTCCTTTTGTTTTCGTGTTGAGGCCATTTGCCCAGCTGCCGTATAGCACGAAAGTTTGACGGTCTCTCAAGATAAGATTTGACGCTTAGTGGACTTTGGCCTTTACCTACCGGCCGGTAGACATCAAGTTTCTGGTGTGACCCGAGTCGACTTTCTGTAGCGTATCTTTTTCTTGCTTTCCCTGCAATCCATCGTCTTTAAGACCGAACGTTAAGCTGCTCGGTTTGGTGgacgttggcatgttcatgcatcTTCTGTGAGGCCTCTTTTGGATCCCTCCAAACCCCATTCATGGGGACGGAGATAAACCCCCGTGTTACAGTCTCCTTTGTTCGGGCCCTGAAGAGAAAAGATTGTTGGCCATTGCATTCGGAAGAATACACAGTTACGATGACAAGAAATACAGGGATATGTAGTTGCTTTTGGTCAGCTTTCTCTTCATTTTGTGGACGATTGAATGGGGGCAGCGCTGTCGTTGATTGTGGTCTCCTCTCTTTGTTCGCCTTTGATTGGTCGGCAGAGGTTGTACCAGCGGTCCAGGTGCATGAACCGGGGACTCTTGGATCAACATCGTACGAACGCTTGTCGGACATGAGAGGTGGGTCTCCTTACACCTTATCCATGTCGGAAGCTGTGATGGGACAGATCCAGAGGATTCCTCAGAGAAAAATCTTATTTTCCCGGTTGTCGTAGAGGCTGCAGGCTTCAATGATTCTTGAACGATGAATTTTGTCATCTCACACAAGGTTTTTGTCTTCGCGAGGGACAAGTGCGGCAATTGGAGAGGCATGGGAATCCGTCGCTGCAGCTTGTAGATTTGCCTGCGAGTTCAGGGAACTTAGATTATGATGTTGAAGGATGATCTGCTTTAGAGGAAGAAGAGATCCGAGGGAAGAATGTAAGGTGATAAAAGGTGCCTCTCTGCGAGCCTGTTAGATGCATCGATTCCTCCAGAAATTGTTCGTAGAAGGAAGCATCTGGTGCTTCCGAATTCCGAGTCCATGCCGAAAATTTGGGCTCTAAGATAGTATTATTACCATAATTTCAGAGAAAACAGGGTCAAAGAAGGAAGTCCATAGGCGTATTCAACTTACCATAGACGAGGGTTTCGAGTTGCTTCGTGACTCCGGCAACGCAGAGGGTGGTTGGGAGGGATAAGATGAAGAGTTTACTCCTGAGTTGACCACCTTAAATAAATTATGGCCTTGAATTATATAGATCATAATATGCTTAACATTCAAAGTATCGGATCGAACAGGAAATCATCCCATATAAAAGTTCCAAATGCGTTGTCACTTTGAATTAACCATAAATAATTGTACCCTTTTCGTGACGCAACGTACCGGTAATGGTGTCACTCACAAGCATGATATGTGGGGTCCACGCTTGAGGTTGGTGGAGCATCACGCGTGGAACCTCTTGATGGGGCCTGCCGGAGAGAGAGATTTGCTTTTGGACGGAACTCGATGACCCAATACAGTACCCGGGTTTGTTTCTCGGTTCAACTTCAACCAACCCCAGGGTGAGTGTCACCCTCGATCCTCGTCGCTCCTCGTTCTCTTTGCGGCGGACAGCGGAGATTCCAGCCGACCATCGTCCGTCAAGGTTACGCCATCTCAGCCATAATATCGGGGAATCTTCCTCCCTGCACCGCTCTAAAACCCTTCCTCTCCCCTCTTCCTTGATTCTTCCTCTCTGTCTCACTCTCTGATTTATTTCTCAAAATGTTTTTTTGTCATTGCGTGATTTTAGCTTCTTGGATGACTCTTATGAatacagaggaggaggagaggaagaaggagaagtagAGAAATCGATTGGGAGAGCGAGGGAAAAGTCAGCAGAAATGCCTCCGTACGACTGTCTGCTGCTGGTGAAGCCCCAGGTGCGGAAGGAGGCGCTCTTTTTATGGACCTGGTGGCCCGCGTGGGGATGCGAGTCTACCAGCGGAACGCCGTAATCACCGACGTCAAGTCCAGCTTGGTTACGGCATCAAGAAGCTCGACGGCCGCCTCTACCAGGTAAATTTTTGCGCTATCGCCCCATTTCTCTGATTCGAGTCCAATCTTCTTAGGCTTCTCTTTCTTTGTATTTGGAGGTAGGTGATGCGCTCGTAGTGTTTGACAAAATGACAAGCACCTTTTTACTATATTCTTTTAATTGCCACAAAAAGAACAAAATCTTGAGGTCTATCGTGGTTTTCTCTGTTCTTCTTGTTTGCATTGTTGTTTTTATCGAGCTTGGTGTCTGTTCTAATGATCTCACATCTGTTTGAATCTTTTACTAGCTTCttacatttatttttttcatcCAATACTTCTGAGGT contains:
- the LOC104000836 gene encoding abscisic acid receptor PYL3 — its product is MVGLNGVGGGGAGVRVPGMWRLADEMNPPGIGCRGMEAEYVRRFHLHEPTENQCSSAVFKHIKAPVHLVWSLVRRFDQPQNYKPFVSRCIVQGGVGVGSLREVNIKSGLPATTSFERLEHLDDNEHILSIKIVGGDHRLKNYSSIVTAHPETIDGRPGTLVIESFVVDVPEGNTKDETCYFVEALIKCNLKSLADVSERLALQDRTEPIDG